In Drosophila pseudoobscura strain MV-25-SWS-2005 chromosome 4, UCI_Dpse_MV25, whole genome shotgun sequence, the following proteins share a genomic window:
- the GramD1B gene encoding serine-rich adhesin for platelets isoform X8, translating to MHFVTQQRQQQQQHHQQQQQQQRSTSSSNSSIASTSSAPSVSASTRFVALCKSSSQGALPKTLATAQSLFRQSSHHHNNNNHHHHHQRHSSYHSQQHQQQHNQQRHKRTVSLNSTPMRDSITEEIVITTTTTNSKLLTIQEAAGILEHSSISISASSKQNSSTTTTSTAAAVSTAGTVAAATVATAVAAAAAASGSQQRNEPSVASSSSNGINSGSNPSLAQATSSSNTNLAHSSSGSNVPQTSTPTINIVGSDQARDQPLQSQSVDSNGHAQAGGSCGDSPSSRKSSTSSKGRASQPKLSTSSSGRDEDTAQNKLSNELTLHELSILRVDRATADPQVSSSSNSNEKSAKPSRLSERAKKKSWYNVIYPNYKSRAGDFKKLFKDVPNDERLIVDYSCALQRDILVQGRLYVSQNYVCFHANIFSWETYVSIKWKDVTAITKEKTALVIPNAISIATSKDKYFFATFTSRDKSFLMLFRVWQNTLMNKQFSPQEIWKYVHNCYGEELGLTTDDEDYIDPTLHKDTETDVEFQTAIDDDQSNQSQQQLQQPQQRLSGNSSASSGGSGRAAEPRKSKTKYFFNSSKSSNSANASASGSDNNKDSNRKLSKKMKQNAKELTLSSVKPAEQSVGVTMMNLPGSAGSSNRNSTESSAATAAAASTNNTNNSSISLTTTASGSDKKSAEKKISTSSNSGAAAAAAAAAATAAAASLSAAAEAKQVATLESKRKMSKNHRQREAELVGKNAEEQAPTDVSDSSDSEENNVPFVATTECTSTHEGRQIVHTILPISVDTLFNLLFTKSKFVTDFHAMRKSTDLVMGEWTKNEEGLSVRVVNVTVQLAASVGPKTSKVTEYQTMRPCSKPGELYSIDINSVNAGIPYADSFSVLIHFCLARTVDDHTMLSIHTQIKYKKSIWGVVKGFIEKNTWAGVEDFFGAQLHALQSETCIPPAKGKGRRPRRGINQQSTTTKTATAGTTAVATDSTAVTETGTATSTDNDSIREPSRHHYHHHHQSEQHEHHQHQHLHMHHHHHHHHSTSSSQQPPHQHQHPHNQRQPHHHQHLHHHHQHSQQPLWHHRTATQIRSLEEAAGGGSGTAQTGISDTLLESHLLSGGGVAGSGSVGAASGHALLHEHGKLQQLSGLQQQHHHQQQHLQKHLGGVDLGGVGSLPLALGQGQGHRFLKHKGLSLFVILLLCLMLALNVILLLKLWKLEERIDVDLSRRARFPSLAALKELPNTNEEWLELLRQQEQSHEGELRKWQQVLQTAIELLKKVSIVCEKIYNDDQLRQSIESMSMHTEF from the exons ATGCATTTTGTCACACAGCagcgccaacagcagcagcagcaccaccaacaacaacaacagcagcagagatcCACCTCATCCTCGAATTCCTCAATAGCATCCACCTCATCGGCACCGTCGGTCAGCGCCAGCACCCGCTTTGTGGCCCTGTGCAAATCTTCCAGTCAAGGTGCCCTGCCCAAAACCTTGGCCACCGCTCAAAGCCTCTTTCGCCAGTCGTCACatcaccacaacaacaacaaccaccaccaccaccaccaacgcCACAGTAGCTATCATagccagcagcaccaacaacaacacaaccaACAGAGGCACAAACGCACTGTCAGCCTGAACTCGACGCCCAT GCGCGATTCCATCACCGAGGAGATCGTAAttacaacaactacaacaaacagcaaacttCTGACCATCCAGGAGGCTGCCGGCATCCTCGAGCACAGCAGCATCTCCATTTCGGCGTCTTCGAAACAGAACTcttccacaacaacaacctcaACGGCAGCGGCGGTATCCACAGCAGGAACTGTAGCAGCGGCCACTGTCGCCACAGCAGtcgcagcggcggcagcagcctcAGGATCTCAGCAACGCAATGAGCCGTCGGttgcctcctcctcgtccaaTGGCatcaacagcggcagcaatcCAAGCCTAGCCCAAGCCACTTCCAGCTCTAATACGAATTTggcccacagcagcagcggcagcaacgtCCCTCAGACCTCAACGCCTACCATCAATATTGTAGGAAGCGATCAGGCCAGGGATCAGCCACTGCAGTCACAGAGCGTCGACTCGAACGGACACGCCCAGGCAGGCGGCTCCTGCGGGGACAGTCCCAGCAGCCGTAAGAGCTCGACCAGCTCCAAGGGACGGGCCAGTCAACCCAAACTCTCCACATCGAGCAGTGGACGAGATGAG GACACCGCACAGAACAAGCTAAGCAACGAGCTGACGCTGCATGAGTTGAGCATTTTGCGCGTTGACCGAGCCACCGCCGATCCACAGgtgagcagcagctccaactccaacgaGAAGTCAGCCAAGCCCTCGAGGCTGTCGGAGCGGGCCAAAAAGAAGTCCTGGTACAACGTCATTTATCCCAACTACAAGTCCCGAGCCGGCGACTTTAAGAAGCTCTTCAAGGACGTGCCAAACGATGAGCGACTGATTGTGG ATTACTCGTGCGCCCTGCAACGGGATATATTGGTCCAGGGCCGTCTGTATGTCTCACAGAACTACGTTTGCTTCCATGCCAACATCTTCAGCTGGGAGACCTATGTGAGCATCAAGTGGAAGGATGTGACGGCCATAACCAAAGAGAAGACCGCCTTGGTGATACCCAATGCGATATCGATAGCCACTAGCAAGGACAAGTACTTCTTTGCCACATTCACATCGCGCGACAAGTCCTTCTTGATGCTCTTCCGTGTCTGGCAGAACACGTTGATGAACAAGCAATTCTCGCCGCAAGAGATTTGGAAATACGTCCACAACTGCTATGGCGAAGAGCTTGGCCTGACCACCGACGACGAGGACTATATTGATCCCACACTGCATAAGGATACGGAGACCGATGTGGAGTTTCAAACCGCCATTGATGACGACCAATCGAATCAGtcgcagcaacaactacagcagccccagcagcgcctaagcggcaacagcagtgccagcagcggcggcagcggccggGCAGCAGAACCACGCAAATCAAAAACGAAATATTTCTTCAACTCTTCAAAATCTTCGAATTCAGCCAACGCCTCGGCCAGTGGCTCGGACAACAACAAAGACAGTAACCGAAAGCTGAGCAAGAAGATGAAACAGAATGCCAAAGAGCTCACGCTGAGCTCCGTGAAGCCAGCGGAGCAGTCGGTGGGCGTCACCATGATGAATTTACCCGGCAgcgccggcagcagcaacaggaacagcaCAGAAAGTTcagccgccacagcagcagcagcttcgaCTAACAAtacaaacaacagcagcatcagcctGACGACCACAGCCAGTGGCAGTGATAAGAAGAGCGCGGAAAAGAAGATCAGTACGAGTTCCAActcgggagcagcagcagcagcggcggcagcagcagcaacagcagccgccgcctcgCTATCGGCCGCGGCAGAGGCTAAGCAAGTGGCAACGTTGGAAAGCAAGCGAAAGATGAGCAAAAATCATCGGCAACGCGAAGCAGAATTGGTCGGCAAGAATGCCGAAGAGCAGGCACCCACAGATGTCTCGGATTCGTCCGATTCCGAGGAGAATAATGTGCC ATTCGTGGCCACCACCGAGTGCACGTCGACGCACGAGGGCCGACAAATTGTCCACACCATTCTGCCCATCAGCGTGGACACGCTATTCAATTTGCTGTtcacaaaatcaaaattcgtAACGGACTTCCATGCCATGCGCAAATCAACGGACTTGGTCATGGGCGAATGGACCAAGAACGAGGAGGGTCTCAGTGTGCGCGTTGTCAATGTCACCGTACAATTGGCCGCCTCTGTGGGACCCAAGACCTCAAAG GTAACCGAATACCAGACGATGAGGCCATGCAGCAAGCCTGGGGAACTGTATTCCATAGACATAAATAGTGTTAATGCAGGCATTCCATATGCGGATAGCTTCAGTGTGctcatacatttttgtttggccaG AACTGTCGATGATCACACCATGCTGTCGATTCATACCCAAATCAAGTATAAGAAATCGATTTGGGGCGTTGTCAAGGGATTCATCGAGAAGAATACGTGGGCGGGTGTTGAGGATTTCTTTGGCGCTCAGTTGCATGCCCTCCAGAGCGAGACGTGTATACCGCCTGCCAAGGGCAAGGGACGGAGGCCGAGGCGTG GCATAAATcaacaatcaacaacaacgaaaacagcaacagcagggaCGACAGCTGTAGCAACAGACTCGACAGCTGTAACCGAAACAGGAACAGCCACCAGCACGGACAATGACAGCATACGAGAGCCATCACGACATCAttaccatcatcatcatcagtcgGAACAACATGAGcatcatcagcaccagcacctgCACAtgcaccaccatcaccatcatcatcacagTACCTCCAGTAGCCAACAGCCAccgcatcagcatcagcatccgcACAATCAAAGGCAgccgcatcatcatcagcacttgcatcatcatcatcagcattcGCAGCAGCCACTGTGGCACCATC GTACCGCCACACAAATACGCAGCTTGGAGGAAGCagctggcggcggcagcggcacggCACAAACTGGTATTAGCGATACACTGCTGGAGTCACATTTACTGTCTGGTGGCGGCGTCGCCGGGTCGGGGTCCGTTGGGGCCGCCTCGGGACATGCTCTGCTGCACGAGCACGGCAAGTTGCAACAGTTGTCgggcctgcagcagcagcatcaccaccagcaacagcatttGCAGAAGCACCTTGGCGGCGTCGATCTCGGCGGCGTTGGCAGCCTGCCACTGGCCCTgggccagggacagggacacaGATTCCTCAAACACAAGGGCTTGTCATTGTTTGTTATACTGTTGCTGTGCTTGATGCTGGCATTAAATGTGATATTATTACTTAAGCTCTGGAAGCTGGAGGAACGGATTGACGTGGATCTCAGTCGACGGGCGCGCTTCCCCAGTTTGGCGGCCTTAAA GGAACTTCCCAACACAAATGAGGAATGGCTGGAGCTGTTGCGTCAGCAGGAGCAATCGCATGAGGGCGAGCTGCGCAAATGGCAGCAAGTGCTGCAAACTGCCATCGAGTTGCTGAAAAAGGTGAGCATTGTCTGCGAAAAGATCTACAACGATGACCAGCTGCGTCAGAGCATTGAGTCGATGTCAATGCACACTGAATTTTAA
- the GramD1B gene encoding serine-rich adhesin for platelets isoform X5: protein MHFVTQQRQQQQQHHQQQQQQQRSTSSSNSSIASTSSAPSVSASTRFVALCKSSSQGALPKTLATAQSLFRQSSHHHNNNNHHHHHQRHSSYHSQQHQQQHNQQRHKRTVSLNSTPMIKDFDTITNPTTTNARTADSPCSSKPPANANANMLAETQHESQPESQSQSQSQIQTPPLAKQTPERCQEEPTPQQQEQPQEEEYPDPDQRIGEDRPEERAAPASCSNGGDRRDSITEEIVITTTTTNSKLLTIQEAAGILEHSSISISASSKQNSSTTTTSTAAAVSTAGTVAAATVATAVAAAAAASGSQQRNEPSVASSSSNGINSGSNPSLAQATSSSNTNLAHSSSGSNVPQTSTPTINIVGSDQARDQPLQSQSVDSNGHAQAGGSCGDSPSSRKSSTSSKGRASQPKLSTSSSGRDEDTAQNKLSNELTLHELSILRVDRATADPQVSSSSNSNEKSAKPSRLSERAKKKSWYNVIYPNYKSRAGDFKKLFKDVPNDERLIVDYSCALQRDILVQGRLYVSQNYVCFHANIFSWETYVSIKWKDVTAITKEKTALVIPNAISIATSKDKYFFATFTSRDKSFLMLFRVWQNTLMNKQFSPQEIWKYVHNCYGEELGLTTDDEDYIDPTLHKDTETDVEFQTAIDDDQSNQSQQQLQQPQQRLSGNSSASSGGSGRAAEPRKSKTKYFFNSSKSSNSANASASGSDNNKDSNRKLSKKMKQNAKELTLSSVKPAEQSVGVTMMNLPGSAGSSNRNSTESSAATAAAASTNNTNNSSISLTTTASGSDKKSAEKKISTSSNSGAAAAAAAAAATAAAASLSAAAEAKQVATLESKRKMSKNHRQREAELVGKNAEEQAPTDVSDSSDSEENNVPFVATTECTSTHEGRQIVHTILPISVDTLFNLLFTKSKFVTDFHAMRKSTDLVMGEWTKNEEGLSVRVVNVTVQLAASVGPKTSKVTEYQTMRPCSKPGELYSIDINSVNAGIPYADSFSVLIHFCLARTVDDHTMLSIHTQIKYKKSIWGVVKGFIEKNTWAGVEDFFGAQLHALQSETCIPPAKGKGRRPRRATTSYKQHTPQQA, encoded by the exons ATGCATTTTGTCACACAGCagcgccaacagcagcagcagcaccaccaacaacaacaacagcagcagagatcCACCTCATCCTCGAATTCCTCAATAGCATCCACCTCATCGGCACCGTCGGTCAGCGCCAGCACCCGCTTTGTGGCCCTGTGCAAATCTTCCAGTCAAGGTGCCCTGCCCAAAACCTTGGCCACCGCTCAAAGCCTCTTTCGCCAGTCGTCACatcaccacaacaacaacaaccaccaccaccaccaccaacgcCACAGTAGCTATCATagccagcagcaccaacaacaacacaaccaACAGAGGCACAAACGCACTGTCAGCCTGAACTCGACGCCCAT GATTAAAGATTTTGATACTATAAccaacccaacaacaacaaatgcccGAACTGCCGATAGTCCGTGCAGTAGTAAGCCCCcagccaatgccaatgccaacatGTTAGCTGAGACACAGCACGAGTCACAGCcagagtcacagtcacagtcacagtcacagatacagacaccgCCACTGGCCAAACAAACGCCGGAGAGGTGCCAGGAGGAGCCGACTCctcagcagcaggaacagccgcaggaggaggagtatCCGGATCCGGATCAGAGGATCGGAGAAGACAGGCCTGAGGAGAGGGCGGCCCCGGCTTCTTGTAGCAACGGTGGCGACAG GCGCGATTCCATCACCGAGGAGATCGTAAttacaacaactacaacaaacagcaaacttCTGACCATCCAGGAGGCTGCCGGCATCCTCGAGCACAGCAGCATCTCCATTTCGGCGTCTTCGAAACAGAACTcttccacaacaacaacctcaACGGCAGCGGCGGTATCCACAGCAGGAACTGTAGCAGCGGCCACTGTCGCCACAGCAGtcgcagcggcggcagcagcctcAGGATCTCAGCAACGCAATGAGCCGTCGGttgcctcctcctcgtccaaTGGCatcaacagcggcagcaatcCAAGCCTAGCCCAAGCCACTTCCAGCTCTAATACGAATTTggcccacagcagcagcggcagcaacgtCCCTCAGACCTCAACGCCTACCATCAATATTGTAGGAAGCGATCAGGCCAGGGATCAGCCACTGCAGTCACAGAGCGTCGACTCGAACGGACACGCCCAGGCAGGCGGCTCCTGCGGGGACAGTCCCAGCAGCCGTAAGAGCTCGACCAGCTCCAAGGGACGGGCCAGTCAACCCAAACTCTCCACATCGAGCAGTGGACGAGATGAG GACACCGCACAGAACAAGCTAAGCAACGAGCTGACGCTGCATGAGTTGAGCATTTTGCGCGTTGACCGAGCCACCGCCGATCCACAGgtgagcagcagctccaactccaacgaGAAGTCAGCCAAGCCCTCGAGGCTGTCGGAGCGGGCCAAAAAGAAGTCCTGGTACAACGTCATTTATCCCAACTACAAGTCCCGAGCCGGCGACTTTAAGAAGCTCTTCAAGGACGTGCCAAACGATGAGCGACTGATTGTGG ATTACTCGTGCGCCCTGCAACGGGATATATTGGTCCAGGGCCGTCTGTATGTCTCACAGAACTACGTTTGCTTCCATGCCAACATCTTCAGCTGGGAGACCTATGTGAGCATCAAGTGGAAGGATGTGACGGCCATAACCAAAGAGAAGACCGCCTTGGTGATACCCAATGCGATATCGATAGCCACTAGCAAGGACAAGTACTTCTTTGCCACATTCACATCGCGCGACAAGTCCTTCTTGATGCTCTTCCGTGTCTGGCAGAACACGTTGATGAACAAGCAATTCTCGCCGCAAGAGATTTGGAAATACGTCCACAACTGCTATGGCGAAGAGCTTGGCCTGACCACCGACGACGAGGACTATATTGATCCCACACTGCATAAGGATACGGAGACCGATGTGGAGTTTCAAACCGCCATTGATGACGACCAATCGAATCAGtcgcagcaacaactacagcagccccagcagcgcctaagcggcaacagcagtgccagcagcggcggcagcggccggGCAGCAGAACCACGCAAATCAAAAACGAAATATTTCTTCAACTCTTCAAAATCTTCGAATTCAGCCAACGCCTCGGCCAGTGGCTCGGACAACAACAAAGACAGTAACCGAAAGCTGAGCAAGAAGATGAAACAGAATGCCAAAGAGCTCACGCTGAGCTCCGTGAAGCCAGCGGAGCAGTCGGTGGGCGTCACCATGATGAATTTACCCGGCAgcgccggcagcagcaacaggaacagcaCAGAAAGTTcagccgccacagcagcagcagcttcgaCTAACAAtacaaacaacagcagcatcagcctGACGACCACAGCCAGTGGCAGTGATAAGAAGAGCGCGGAAAAGAAGATCAGTACGAGTTCCAActcgggagcagcagcagcagcggcggcagcagcagcaacagcagccgccgcctcgCTATCGGCCGCGGCAGAGGCTAAGCAAGTGGCAACGTTGGAAAGCAAGCGAAAGATGAGCAAAAATCATCGGCAACGCGAAGCAGAATTGGTCGGCAAGAATGCCGAAGAGCAGGCACCCACAGATGTCTCGGATTCGTCCGATTCCGAGGAGAATAATGTGCC ATTCGTGGCCACCACCGAGTGCACGTCGACGCACGAGGGCCGACAAATTGTCCACACCATTCTGCCCATCAGCGTGGACACGCTATTCAATTTGCTGTtcacaaaatcaaaattcgtAACGGACTTCCATGCCATGCGCAAATCAACGGACTTGGTCATGGGCGAATGGACCAAGAACGAGGAGGGTCTCAGTGTGCGCGTTGTCAATGTCACCGTACAATTGGCCGCCTCTGTGGGACCCAAGACCTCAAAG GTAACCGAATACCAGACGATGAGGCCATGCAGCAAGCCTGGGGAACTGTATTCCATAGACATAAATAGTGTTAATGCAGGCATTCCATATGCGGATAGCTTCAGTGTGctcatacatttttgtttggccaG AACTGTCGATGATCACACCATGCTGTCGATTCATACCCAAATCAAGTATAAGAAATCGATTTGGGGCGTTGTCAAGGGATTCATCGAGAAGAATACGTGGGCGGGTGTTGAGGATTTCTTTGGCGCTCAGTTGCATGCCCTCCAGAGCGAGACGTGTATACCGCCTGCCAAGGGCAAGGGACGGAGGCCGAGGCGTG CTACAACAAGCTACAAACAACATACACCACAACAGGCATAA
- the GramD1B gene encoding serine-rich adhesin for platelets isoform X6 → MPHEEPKKPHRKTLNVEPKKTKRKKMIKDFDTITNPTTTNARTADSPCSSKPPANANANMLAETQHESQPESQSQSQSQIQTPPLAKQTPERCQEEPTPQQQEQPQEEEYPDPDQRIGEDRPEERAAPASCSNGGDRRDSITEEIVITTTTTNSKLLTIQEAAGILEHSSISISASSKQNSSTTTTSTAAAVSTAGTVAAATVATAVAAAAAASGSQQRNEPSVASSSSNGINSGSNPSLAQATSSSNTNLAHSSSGSNVPQTSTPTINIVGSDQARDQPLQSQSVDSNGHAQAGGSCGDSPSSRKSSTSSKGRASQPKLSTSSSGRDEDTAQNKLSNELTLHELSILRVDRATADPQVSSSSNSNEKSAKPSRLSERAKKKSWYNVIYPNYKSRAGDFKKLFKDVPNDERLIVDYSCALQRDILVQGRLYVSQNYVCFHANIFSWETYVSIKWKDVTAITKEKTALVIPNAISIATSKDKYFFATFTSRDKSFLMLFRVWQNTLMNKQFSPQEIWKYVHNCYGEELGLTTDDEDYIDPTLHKDTETDVEFQTAIDDDQSNQSQQQLQQPQQRLSGNSSASSGGSGRAAEPRKSKTKYFFNSSKSSNSANASASGSDNNKDSNRKLSKKMKQNAKELTLSSVKPAEQSVGVTMMNLPGSAGSSNRNSTESSAATAAAASTNNTNNSSISLTTTASGSDKKSAEKKISTSSNSGAAAAAAAAAATAAAASLSAAAEAKQVATLESKRKMSKNHRQREAELVGKNAEEQAPTDVSDSSDSEENNVPFVATTECTSTHEGRQIVHTILPISVDTLFNLLFTKSKFVTDFHAMRKSTDLVMGEWTKNEEGLSVRVVNVTVQLAASVGPKTSKVTEYQTMRPCSKPGELYSIDINSVNAGIPYADSFSVLIHFCLARTVDDHTMLSIHTQIKYKKSIWGVVKGFIEKNTWAGVEDFFGAQLHALQSETCIPPAKGKGRRPRRGINQQSTTTKTATAGTTAVATDSTAVTETGTATSTDNDSIREPSRHHYHHHHQSEQHEHHQHQHLHMHHHHHHHHSTSSSQQPPHQHQHPHNQRQPHHHQHLHHHHQHSQQPLWHHRKAIFQSSKGTATQIRSLEEAAGGGSGTAQTGISDTLLESHLLSGGGVAGSGSVGAASGHALLHEHGKLQQLSGLQQQHHHQQQHLQKHLGGVDLGGVGSLPLALGQGQGHRFLKHKGLSLFVILLLCLMLALNVILLLKLWKLEERIDVDLSRRARFPSLAALKELPNTNEEWLELLRQQEQSHEGELRKWQQVLQTAIELLKKVSIVCEKIYNDDQLRQSIESMSMHTEF, encoded by the exons atgcCGCACGAGGAACCTAAAAAACCGCATAGAAAAACCCTAAACGTGGAaccaaagaaaaccaaaagaaagaaaat GATTAAAGATTTTGATACTATAAccaacccaacaacaacaaatgcccGAACTGCCGATAGTCCGTGCAGTAGTAAGCCCCcagccaatgccaatgccaacatGTTAGCTGAGACACAGCACGAGTCACAGCcagagtcacagtcacagtcacagtcacagatacagacaccgCCACTGGCCAAACAAACGCCGGAGAGGTGCCAGGAGGAGCCGACTCctcagcagcaggaacagccgcaggaggaggagtatCCGGATCCGGATCAGAGGATCGGAGAAGACAGGCCTGAGGAGAGGGCGGCCCCGGCTTCTTGTAGCAACGGTGGCGACAG GCGCGATTCCATCACCGAGGAGATCGTAAttacaacaactacaacaaacagcaaacttCTGACCATCCAGGAGGCTGCCGGCATCCTCGAGCACAGCAGCATCTCCATTTCGGCGTCTTCGAAACAGAACTcttccacaacaacaacctcaACGGCAGCGGCGGTATCCACAGCAGGAACTGTAGCAGCGGCCACTGTCGCCACAGCAGtcgcagcggcggcagcagcctcAGGATCTCAGCAACGCAATGAGCCGTCGGttgcctcctcctcgtccaaTGGCatcaacagcggcagcaatcCAAGCCTAGCCCAAGCCACTTCCAGCTCTAATACGAATTTggcccacagcagcagcggcagcaacgtCCCTCAGACCTCAACGCCTACCATCAATATTGTAGGAAGCGATCAGGCCAGGGATCAGCCACTGCAGTCACAGAGCGTCGACTCGAACGGACACGCCCAGGCAGGCGGCTCCTGCGGGGACAGTCCCAGCAGCCGTAAGAGCTCGACCAGCTCCAAGGGACGGGCCAGTCAACCCAAACTCTCCACATCGAGCAGTGGACGAGATGAG GACACCGCACAGAACAAGCTAAGCAACGAGCTGACGCTGCATGAGTTGAGCATTTTGCGCGTTGACCGAGCCACCGCCGATCCACAGgtgagcagcagctccaactccaacgaGAAGTCAGCCAAGCCCTCGAGGCTGTCGGAGCGGGCCAAAAAGAAGTCCTGGTACAACGTCATTTATCCCAACTACAAGTCCCGAGCCGGCGACTTTAAGAAGCTCTTCAAGGACGTGCCAAACGATGAGCGACTGATTGTGG ATTACTCGTGCGCCCTGCAACGGGATATATTGGTCCAGGGCCGTCTGTATGTCTCACAGAACTACGTTTGCTTCCATGCCAACATCTTCAGCTGGGAGACCTATGTGAGCATCAAGTGGAAGGATGTGACGGCCATAACCAAAGAGAAGACCGCCTTGGTGATACCCAATGCGATATCGATAGCCACTAGCAAGGACAAGTACTTCTTTGCCACATTCACATCGCGCGACAAGTCCTTCTTGATGCTCTTCCGTGTCTGGCAGAACACGTTGATGAACAAGCAATTCTCGCCGCAAGAGATTTGGAAATACGTCCACAACTGCTATGGCGAAGAGCTTGGCCTGACCACCGACGACGAGGACTATATTGATCCCACACTGCATAAGGATACGGAGACCGATGTGGAGTTTCAAACCGCCATTGATGACGACCAATCGAATCAGtcgcagcaacaactacagcagccccagcagcgcctaagcggcaacagcagtgccagcagcggcggcagcggccggGCAGCAGAACCACGCAAATCAAAAACGAAATATTTCTTCAACTCTTCAAAATCTTCGAATTCAGCCAACGCCTCGGCCAGTGGCTCGGACAACAACAAAGACAGTAACCGAAAGCTGAGCAAGAAGATGAAACAGAATGCCAAAGAGCTCACGCTGAGCTCCGTGAAGCCAGCGGAGCAGTCGGTGGGCGTCACCATGATGAATTTACCCGGCAgcgccggcagcagcaacaggaacagcaCAGAAAGTTcagccgccacagcagcagcagcttcgaCTAACAAtacaaacaacagcagcatcagcctGACGACCACAGCCAGTGGCAGTGATAAGAAGAGCGCGGAAAAGAAGATCAGTACGAGTTCCAActcgggagcagcagcagcagcggcggcagcagcagcaacagcagccgccgcctcgCTATCGGCCGCGGCAGAGGCTAAGCAAGTGGCAACGTTGGAAAGCAAGCGAAAGATGAGCAAAAATCATCGGCAACGCGAAGCAGAATTGGTCGGCAAGAATGCCGAAGAGCAGGCACCCACAGATGTCTCGGATTCGTCCGATTCCGAGGAGAATAATGTGCC ATTCGTGGCCACCACCGAGTGCACGTCGACGCACGAGGGCCGACAAATTGTCCACACCATTCTGCCCATCAGCGTGGACACGCTATTCAATTTGCTGTtcacaaaatcaaaattcgtAACGGACTTCCATGCCATGCGCAAATCAACGGACTTGGTCATGGGCGAATGGACCAAGAACGAGGAGGGTCTCAGTGTGCGCGTTGTCAATGTCACCGTACAATTGGCCGCCTCTGTGGGACCCAAGACCTCAAAG GTAACCGAATACCAGACGATGAGGCCATGCAGCAAGCCTGGGGAACTGTATTCCATAGACATAAATAGTGTTAATGCAGGCATTCCATATGCGGATAGCTTCAGTGTGctcatacatttttgtttggccaG AACTGTCGATGATCACACCATGCTGTCGATTCATACCCAAATCAAGTATAAGAAATCGATTTGGGGCGTTGTCAAGGGATTCATCGAGAAGAATACGTGGGCGGGTGTTGAGGATTTCTTTGGCGCTCAGTTGCATGCCCTCCAGAGCGAGACGTGTATACCGCCTGCCAAGGGCAAGGGACGGAGGCCGAGGCGTG GCATAAATcaacaatcaacaacaacgaaaacagcaacagcagggaCGACAGCTGTAGCAACAGACTCGACAGCTGTAACCGAAACAGGAACAGCCACCAGCACGGACAATGACAGCATACGAGAGCCATCACGACATCAttaccatcatcatcatcagtcgGAACAACATGAGcatcatcagcaccagcacctgCACAtgcaccaccatcaccatcatcatcacagTACCTCCAGTAGCCAACAGCCAccgcatcagcatcagcatccgcACAATCAAAGGCAgccgcatcatcatcagcacttgcatcatcatcatcagcattcGCAGCAGCCACTGTGGCACCATCGTAAGGCCATATTTCAGTCGAGTAAAG GTACCGCCACACAAATACGCAGCTTGGAGGAAGCagctggcggcggcagcggcacggCACAAACTGGTATTAGCGATACACTGCTGGAGTCACATTTACTGTCTGGTGGCGGCGTCGCCGGGTCGGGGTCCGTTGGGGCCGCCTCGGGACATGCTCTGCTGCACGAGCACGGCAAGTTGCAACAGTTGTCgggcctgcagcagcagcatcaccaccagcaacagcatttGCAGAAGCACCTTGGCGGCGTCGATCTCGGCGGCGTTGGCAGCCTGCCACTGGCCCTgggccagggacagggacacaGATTCCTCAAACACAAGGGCTTGTCATTGTTTGTTATACTGTTGCTGTGCTTGATGCTGGCATTAAATGTGATATTATTACTTAAGCTCTGGAAGCTGGAGGAACGGATTGACGTGGATCTCAGTCGACGGGCGCGCTTCCCCAGTTTGGCGGCCTTAAA GGAACTTCCCAACACAAATGAGGAATGGCTGGAGCTGTTGCGTCAGCAGGAGCAATCGCATGAGGGCGAGCTGCGCAAATGGCAGCAAGTGCTGCAAACTGCCATCGAGTTGCTGAAAAAGGTGAGCATTGTCTGCGAAAAGATCTACAACGATGACCAGCTGCGTCAGAGCATTGAGTCGATGTCAATGCACACTGAATTTTAA